A genomic window from Purpureocillium takamizusanense chromosome 2, complete sequence includes:
- a CDS encoding Histidinol-phosphatase (COG:E~BUSCO:EOG09263UCR~EggNog:ENOG503NY90) produces MAFTMHSHSGQFCPGHAVDQLEDIVRHAISIGFKTMGLSEHMPRYEERDLYPEELDDTDAAGNSDPQASLAVLPPRHEAYLVEAQRLQAKYAAQLHILVGFEAEFIRPSYAPHVLALAADPRVDYFVGSLHHVHGHPIDYGPDAYAAAVLAAKNKEEDRPTPRDGENVEDEETTLWEDYYDQQRDMLLSLRPRVVGHFDLIRLLAKDPARDPRAWSGVWERVLRNLAIVKEQGGWLECNTAALRKGLAEPYPCRAIAEEWLKMGGKFTMSDDSHGIAHVATNYARGAAYLESLGVEHVWTFHRRPQTDLGDGGARPTLDEAAVPLREFTQLFK; encoded by the exons atggccttcACGATGCACTCGCACTCGGGCCAGTTCTGCCCgggccacgccgtcgaccagctcgaggacATCGTCCGGCACGCCATATCCATTGGCTTCAAGACCATGGGGCTGAGCGAGCATATGCCGCGGTACGAGGAGCGGGATCTGTATCCAGAAGAG ctcgacgacaccgacgccgccggcaacaGCGACCCCCAGGCCAGCCTCGCCGTGCTCCCCCCGCGGCACGAAGCctacctcgtcgaggcccagcgcctgcaggccaagtacgccgcgcagctgcacatcctcgtcggcttcgaggCCGAGTTCATCCGCCCGTCGTACGCCCCGCacgtgctcgccctcgccgccgaccctcGCGTCGACTACTTCGTCGGCTCGCTGCACCACGTCCACGGCCACCCCATCGACTACGGGCCCGATgcctacgccgccgccgtccttgccgccaagaacaaggaggaggaccgcCCGACCCCGCGCGACGGTGAGAAtgtggaggacgaggagacgacCCTCTGGGAGGACTACTACGACCAGCAGCGCGACATGCTGCTCTCCCTGCGtccccgcgtcgtcgggcactTCGACCTcatccgcctcctcgccaaggaCCCCGCGCGCGACCCCCGCGCCTGGTCCGGCGTCTGGGAACGCGTCCTACGCaacctcgccatcgtcaaggaGCAGGGCGGCTGGCTTGAGTGCAACACGGCTGCCCTGCGCAAGGGGCTCGCCGAGCCGTACCCCTGCCGCGCCATTGCCGAG GAATGGCTCAAAATGGGCGGCAAGTTCACCATGTCCGATGACAGCCACGGCATCGCCCACGTGGCCACAAACtacgcccgcggcgccgcttacctcgagagcctcggcgtcgagcacgtctGGACCTTTCACCGGCGGCCACAGAcggacctcggcgacggcggggccAGGCccacgctcgacgaggcggcggtaccGCTGCGCGAGTTTACGCAGCTCTTCAAGTAG